A section of the Malus sylvestris chromosome 17, drMalSylv7.2, whole genome shotgun sequence genome encodes:
- the LOC126609915 gene encoding protein IQ-DOMAIN 33-like isoform X2, with product MGISGGLVRSVFSRNRSFGTHESNVRSNVTERRRWSSVRSYLCGDEYNSVMAENDSASVKSSVATATTQFNSVLAVADEDSSSVRRSEATVMQPMPEDLRDKGNTRREATKVDVEVAKTESSVSKTMSEEHAATIIQSAFRGFRIRCRNGGVISKDGEQQLIAGAESPSRESLGTSVEVQTGNSVQVYSIQGENSAAHHRTQEKARVQALKLKEEWDASTVSSNISRMRMQNRLEATTRRERALAYAFSQQLRICSKKRHTTSDGTEQNMGWSWLERWMATRPAEISPAESHISNHVEPIHSSQRFVIGKRFFDVAGEEKESCGSNEVGVLFDNFPVPAEEKDGLSPTKNRFKATRSL from the exons ATGGGCATCAGTGGAGGTTTGGtcaggagtgttttctcgagaAACCGATCTTTCGGGACACATGAGAGCAAT GTGAGGAGCAATGTGACAGAGAGGAGAAGATGGAGCTCGGTTAGATCGTACCTGTGTGGGGATGAATATAACTCAGTCATGGCAGAGAATGATTCCGCTTCAGTTAAGAGCTCCGTGGCTACTGCCACCACACAGTTCAATTCAGTTTTAGCCGTTGCAGACGAAGATTCTAGTTCGGTTAGGAGATCCGAGGCAACTGTCATGCAACCGATGCCAGAAGACTTGAGAGACAAGGGAAACACCCGAAGAGAAGCAACTAAGGTAGATGTGGAAGTGGCAAAGACAGAATCTTCAGTCTCCAAAACAATGTCTGAGGAGCATGCAGCAACCATCATCCAGTCAGCATTTAGAGGCTTTCGG ATTAGGTGTCGAAATGGAGGAGTTATATCCAAGGATGGTGAGCAGCAGCTTATTGCTGGAGCGGAAAGTCCAAGTAGGGAGTCTCTAGGCACGTCGGTAGAAGTTCAAACGGGAAATTCTGTGCAAGTTTACTCGATTCAAGGAGAAAATTCGGCTGCTCACCACCGGACACAAGAGAAAGCTAGAGTGCAGGCGCTAAAGTTGAAG GAAGAATGGGATGCCAGCACAGTTAGTAGCAACATATCAAGAATGAGAATGCAGAACAGATTGGAAGCAACAACTAGGCGGGAGAGAGCACTGGCGTACGCCTTTTCACAACAG CTAAGGATCTGCTCAAAGAAAAGGCACACCACATCTGATGGCACAGAACAGAACATGGGTTGGAGCTGGCTAGAACGGTGGATGGCAACCCGCCCTGCTGAAATCTCCCCCGCAGAAAGTCATATAAGCAACCACGTTGAACCAATTCACAGCAGCCAACGATTTGTCATCGGAAAGAGATTCTTCGACGTTGCAGGTGAAGAAAAAGAGAGCTGCGGATCTAATGAAGTCGGTGTCCTATTTGATAACTTTCCAGTACCAGCAGAAGAGAAGGATGGTTTAAGTCCAACTAAGAACAGATTCAAGGCTACGAGAAGCCTATAA
- the LOC126609916 gene encoding uncharacterized protein LOC126609916 isoform X1, translated as MALQTGVSGSKVLILVGAGLTSSIVLRSGRLSELIAQLQDILKGVNEADILPEKFDSAIIRAQIQQLAREIRELTSSGPVTVYNENSSSSAGSYASYLVPAAAIGAMGYCYMWWKGWSFSDVMFVTRHNMANAVATVSKQLENVHETLACTKRHLSKKLENLDWKVEEQKEITQLIANDVNEVKTNLSQIGFDVEMIHQMVSGLEEKVDLIESKQDATNSGLLYLCQVADGVKGQLDTKPLQNVSAKLGKHSPMAIEDKSPKGLQFFADNEEQSTTEKSMTKKNDPNIFPGEKVPAIKTRIHRSYPVGISLTRDKMGSGI; from the exons ATGGCGTTGCAGACGGGGGTATCCGGCTCCAAGGTTCTCATCCTCGTCGGAGCAG GCTTGACCAGTTCGATAGTTTTGAGGAGCGGGCGATTGTCTGAACTTATTGCACAGCTTCAGGATATACTGAAGGGTGTAAATGAAGCTGATATCTTGCCTGAGAAGTTTGATAGTGCAATTATCAGAGCTCAG ATTCAACAATTGGCTCGAGAAATCAGGGAGTTAACCTCATCTGGCCCTGTAACCGTCTACAATGAGAATTCTTCCTCTAGTG CAGGGAGTTATGCTTCATATTTAGTTCCAGCTGCTGCAATTGGTGCAATGGGCTATTGTTACATGTGGTGGAAG GGCTGGTCATTTTCTGATGTAATGTTTGTAACAAGGCATAATATGGCAAATGCTGTTGCAACCGTGTCCAAACAATTAGAGAATGTGCATGAAACGTTGGCG TGTACAAAAAGGCATCTGTCGAAGAAGCTGGAAAACTTGGATTGGAAGGTGGAGGAGCAGAAGGAAATAACTCAGCTTATCGCAAATGAT GTGAATGAGGTGAAAACAAACCTTTCTCAAATTGGGTTTGATGTAGAAATGATTCATCAGATGGTGTCTGGGTTG GAAGAGAAGGTCGACCTTATTGAGAGCAAACAG GATGCAACCAACTCAGGTCTATTGTATCTATGCCAAGTAGCAGATGGCGTCAAAGGTCAGCTGGATACTAAACCCTTACAG AATGTCTCAGCTAAGCTAGGAAAGCATTCACCAATGGCAATAGAGGATAAATCACCCAAG GGCCTTCAATTCTTTGCTGACAATGAAGAACAGAGCACAACGGAGAAATCAATGACAAAAAAGAATGATCCCAACATCTTCCCTGGAGAAAAAGTTCCAGCAATAAAAACAAGAATACACCGGTCATATCCAGTTGGCATTTCTTTGACCCGGGACAAAATGGGCTCGGgtatatga
- the LOC126611761 gene encoding putative F-box protein At3g58860: MYQTVINRILPLLPTTPAAQMSILSKQWEGLRSSVFVLDFNEGHVHHNFDDQRPRNFIKDWDRYLDQFRENDKQLLYKFKLHMRYFDGDATIVCKWLNFAIERGVNELDISLPKENWEDKVECKPNTKYFCHIPDKFFSLSLETIGNAAKSLTSLNLEYVEINRQWRYSVDITLPSLKSLSMKKVELDNFTDFFKHNFKCPSIEYLSLTSCNLRDYSVSRSSLKSLKIILCTCEENEVAAKNLESFKFVSSTSDQRCTAKHVTLREAKHLRNFVIWAGQDNVEATIIIPNISLSFSGFLKASAWAAKLWEASITLPDIELPTTAHWTTFLLYEIILKVLTAPEKLH; this comes from the coding sequence ATGTACCAGACTGTTATCAACCGAATCCTCCCACTCCTTCCCACTACACCCGCGGCCCAGATGAGCATTCTTTCCAAGCAATGGGAAGGCCTTAGGTCTTCAGTTTTTGTACTAGATTTTAATGAGGGCCACGTTCATCATAACTTTGATGATCAACGTCCAAGAAACTTCATCAAAGATTGGGACAGGTATTTAGATCAATTCCGTGAGAATGACAAGCAGCTCTTATACAAATtcaagcttcacatgaggtactTCGATGGAGACGCAACTATTGTATGTAAGTGGTTAAACTTTGCAATTGAGAGAGGTGTCAACGAGTTGGATATCAGCCTTCCAAAGGAAAACTGGGAGGACAAGGTAGAATGCAAACCAAACACGAAGTATTTCTGCCACATACCAGATAAgttcttctctttatctttaGAAACCATTGGTAATGCTGCAAAATCTCTAACTAGTTTAAATTTGGAGTATGTGGAAATAAATCGTCAGTGGAGATATTCTGTTGATATAACCCTTCCATCCTTGAAAAGTTTGTCCATGAAAAAAGTAGAATTGGATAACTTCACTGATTTCTTCAAACATAACTTCAAGTGCCCTTCCATCGAGTACTTGTCATTAACGTCATGTAACTTGCGGGACTATTCTGTTTCAAGGTCCAGTCTCAAATCCTTGAAAATTATACTCTGCACTTGTGAGGAGAATGAAGTTGCTGCTAAGAATCTGGAATCTTTTAAATTTGTTTCAAGTACTTCGGATCAAAGGTGCACAGCGAAGCACGTCACTCTCAGAGAGGCTAAGCACCTGAGAAACTTTGTAATATGGGCAGGCCAAGATAATGTGGAGGCCACAATCATTATCCCAAATATTTCTTTATCATTCAGTGGTTTTTTGAAGGCTAGCGCTTGGGCTGCAAAGTTATGGGAGGCTAGCATCACACTTCCAGACATTGAATTACCCACAACTGCTCATTGGACCACCTTTCTTCTCTACGAGATTATCTTGAAAGTTTTGACTGCTCCAGAAAAATTACACTGA
- the LOC126609918 gene encoding eukaryotic translation initiation factor 1A, which produces MPKNKGKGGKNRKRGKNEADDEKRELVFKEDGQEYAQVLRMLGNGRCEAMCIDGTKRLCHIRGKMHKKVWIAAGDIILVGLRDYQDDKADVILKYMPDEARLLKAYGELPENTRLNEGIAGGIDDEETEGGVDDYIEFEDEDIDKI; this is translated from the coding sequence ATGCCGAAGAACAAGGGTAAGGGAGGAAAGAACAGGAAGAGAGGTAAGAATGAAGCTGATGACGAAAAGCGTGAGCTTGTGTTTAAGGAAGATGGACAGGAGTATGCCCAAGTGCTCCGAATGCTTGGTAACGGTCGGTGTGAAGCCATGTGCATTGATGGGACCAAGCGACTTTGTCACATCCGTGGTAAGATGCACAAGAAGGTTTGGATTGCAGCTGGTGATATCATTCTTGTCGGCCTTCGTGACTATCAGGACGACAAAGCTGATGTGATCCTCAAGTACATGCCTGATGAGGCTAGGCTCCTGAAGGCATATGGAGAGCTTCCAGAGAATACACGTCTCAACGAGGGTATTGCTGGGGGTATTGATGATGAAGAAACCGAAGGTGGTGTTGACGACTATATTGAGTTTGAGGATGAAGATATCGACAAGATATAG
- the LOC126609917 gene encoding eukaryotic translation initiation factor 1A, translated as MPKNKGKGGKNRKRGKNEADDEKRELVFKEDGQEYAQVLRMLGNGRCEAMCIDGTKRLCHIRGKMHKKVWIAAGDIILVGLRDYQDDKADVILKYMPDEARLLKAYGELPENTRLNEGIAGGIDDEETEGGVDDYIEFEDEDIDKI; from the coding sequence ATGCCAAAGAACAAGGGTAAGGGAGGAAAGAACAGGAAGAGAGGTAAGAACGAAGCTGATGACGAAAAGCGTGAGCTTGTGTTTAAGGAAGATGGACAGGAGTATGCCCAAGTGCTCCGAATGCTTGGTAACGGTCGGTGTGAAGCTATGTGCATTGATGGGACCAAGCGACTTTGTCACATCCGTGGTAAGATGCACAAGAAGGTTTGGATTGCAGCTGGTGATATCATTCTTGTCGGCCTTCGTGACTATCAGGACGACAAAGCTGATGTGATCCTCAAGTACATGCCTGATGAGGCTAGGCTCCTGAAGGCATATGGAGAGCTTCCAGAGAATACACGTCTCAACGAGGGTATTGCTGGGGGTATTGATGATGAAGAAACCGAAGGTGGTGTTGACGACTATATTGAGTTTGAGGATGAAGATATCGACAAGATATAG
- the LOC126609915 gene encoding protein IQ-DOMAIN 33-like isoform X1, which translates to MGISGGLVRSVFSRNRSFGTHESNVRSNVTERRRWSSVRSYLCGDEYNSVMAENDSASVKSSVATATTQFNSVLAVADEDSSSVRRSEATVMQPMPEDLRDKGNTRREATKVDVEVAKTESSVSKTMSEEHAATIIQSAFRGFRIRCRNGGVISKDGEQQLIAGAESPSRESLGTSVEVQTGNSVQVYSIQGENSAAHHRTQEKARVQALKLKEEWDASTVSSNISRMRMQNRLEATTRRERALAYAFSQQLRICSKKRHTTSDGTDQNMGWSWLERWMATRPAEISPAESHISNHVEPIHSSQRFVIGKRFFDVAGEEKESCGSNEVGVLFDNFPVPAEEKDGLSPTKTRFKATRSLSRRKSMPSYECGKEYPKVSKKDCSREPKRDEERNEKQTGRRKCRNTSF; encoded by the exons ATGGGCATCAGTGGAGGTTTGGtcaggagtgttttctcgagaAACCGATCTTTCGGGACACATGAGAGCAAT GTGAGGAGCAATGTGACAGAGAGGAGAAGATGGAGCTCGGTTAGATCGTACCTGTGTGGGGATGAATATAACTCAGTCATGGCAGAGAATGATTCCGCTTCAGTTAAGAGCTCCGTGGCTACTGCCACCACACAGTTCAATTCAGTTTTAGCCGTTGCAGACGAAGATTCTAGTTCGGTTAGGAGATCCGAGGCAACTGTCATGCAACCGATGCCAGAAGACTTGAGAGACAAGGGAAACACCCGAAGAGAAGCAACTAAGGTAGATGTGGAAGTGGCAAAGACAGAATCTTCAGTCTCCAAAACAATGTCTGAGGAGCATGCAGCAACCATCATCCAGTCAGCATTTAGAGGCTTTCGG ATTAGGTGTCGAAATGGAGGAGTTATATCCAAGGATGGTGAGCAGCAGCTTATTGCTGGAGCGGAAAGTCCAAGTAGGGAGTCTCTAGGCACGTCGGTAGAAGTTCAAACGGGAAATTCTGTGCAAGTTTACTCGATTCAAGGAGAAAATTCGGCTGCTCACCACCGGACACAAGAGAAAGCTAGAGTGCAGGCGCTAAAGTTGAAG GAAGAATGGGATGCCAGCACAGTTAGTAGCAACATATCAAGAATGAGAATGCAGAACAGATTGGAAGCAACAACTAGGCGGGAGAGAGCACTGGCGTACGCCTTTTCACAACAG CTAAGGATCTGCTCAAAGAAAAGGCACACCACATCTGATGGCACAGACCAGAACATGGGTTGGAGCTGGCTAGAACGGTGGATGGCAACCCGCCCTGCTGAAATCTCCCCCGCAGAAAGTCATATAAGCAACCACGTTGAACCAATTCACAGCAGCCAACGATTTGTCATCGGAAAGAGATTCTTCGACGTTGCAGGTGAAGAAAAAGAGAGCTGCGGATCTAATGAAGTCGGTGTCCTATTTGATAACTTTCCGGTACCAGCAGAAGAGAAGGATGGCTTAAGTCCAACTAAGACCAGATTCAAGGCTACGAGAAGCCTATCAAGGCGAAAATCGATGCCAAGCTACGAGTGTGGGAAAGAGTATCCCAAG GTAAGCAAGAAGGATTGTTCGAGGGAACCCAAAAGAGATGAAGAGCGCAACGAAAAGCAAACGGGGAGAAGGAAGTGCAGAAATACTTCATTCTAA
- the LOC126609916 gene encoding uncharacterized protein LOC126609916 isoform X2: protein MALQTGVSGSKVLILVGAGLTSSIVLRSGRLSELIAQLQDILKGVNEADILPEKFDSAIIRAQIQQLAREIRELTSSGPVTVYNENSSSSGSYASYLVPAAAIGAMGYCYMWWKGWSFSDVMFVTRHNMANAVATVSKQLENVHETLACTKRHLSKKLENLDWKVEEQKEITQLIANDVNEVKTNLSQIGFDVEMIHQMVSGLEEKVDLIESKQDATNSGLLYLCQVADGVKGQLDTKPLQNVSAKLGKHSPMAIEDKSPKGLQFFADNEEQSTTEKSMTKKNDPNIFPGEKVPAIKTRIHRSYPVGISLTRDKMGSGI from the exons ATGGCGTTGCAGACGGGGGTATCCGGCTCCAAGGTTCTCATCCTCGTCGGAGCAG GCTTGACCAGTTCGATAGTTTTGAGGAGCGGGCGATTGTCTGAACTTATTGCACAGCTTCAGGATATACTGAAGGGTGTAAATGAAGCTGATATCTTGCCTGAGAAGTTTGATAGTGCAATTATCAGAGCTCAG ATTCAACAATTGGCTCGAGAAATCAGGGAGTTAACCTCATCTGGCCCTGTAACCGTCTACAATGAGAATTCTTCCTCTAGTG GGAGTTATGCTTCATATTTAGTTCCAGCTGCTGCAATTGGTGCAATGGGCTATTGTTACATGTGGTGGAAG GGCTGGTCATTTTCTGATGTAATGTTTGTAACAAGGCATAATATGGCAAATGCTGTTGCAACCGTGTCCAAACAATTAGAGAATGTGCATGAAACGTTGGCG TGTACAAAAAGGCATCTGTCGAAGAAGCTGGAAAACTTGGATTGGAAGGTGGAGGAGCAGAAGGAAATAACTCAGCTTATCGCAAATGAT GTGAATGAGGTGAAAACAAACCTTTCTCAAATTGGGTTTGATGTAGAAATGATTCATCAGATGGTGTCTGGGTTG GAAGAGAAGGTCGACCTTATTGAGAGCAAACAG GATGCAACCAACTCAGGTCTATTGTATCTATGCCAAGTAGCAGATGGCGTCAAAGGTCAGCTGGATACTAAACCCTTACAG AATGTCTCAGCTAAGCTAGGAAAGCATTCACCAATGGCAATAGAGGATAAATCACCCAAG GGCCTTCAATTCTTTGCTGACAATGAAGAACAGAGCACAACGGAGAAATCAATGACAAAAAAGAATGATCCCAACATCTTCCCTGGAGAAAAAGTTCCAGCAATAAAAACAAGAATACACCGGTCATATCCAGTTGGCATTTCTTTGACCCGGGACAAAATGGGCTCGGgtatatga